GACCAGCGCGGCGGCCGCGGTCGCGTTCTGCTTCACATAGACGGCGTCGAGGAAGCTCTCCACCGCGGCGACCGGCTCGGCCGCGCCCTCGCCCGTCTCGACGTCGCGGAGCACGAGATAACCGGCTATCCCGCCGCCGCCGCACAACAGCAGAACCCCGGCCAGCACGATTGCCGTGATCCACAGGCCGCGCCGGCGGCGCTTCGGTGCCGGAAAAGCCGGATAAGGGGGTACGGCGGGGCCCCACTGGGGTCCGCCGACGGGTGGCGCCGGTTGGGCGGTGGCCCAGTCGGTGGCGGCGGGCGGCACCGTCGGGGATTGCGGGCCGGTCCACGGCGGCGGCGTCCACAACGGGGTGGGCGGGGCGCTTGTGGCTGGAGTGATTTCCTGGGTCTGATCCGGGCCAGGCTCGGCCGGCGGCGGCGGCGGCGCGGGAGCCTCTGACGGGGCCTCGGCAGGGATTGCCACGGCGGGGGCACGTTCGGGAGGGTGCGGCGCACTCGGCGGCCCCGGTGGCGGCGGTGGGGCGGGCGCTTCCTGCGGCGGAGGCGGCGGGGGCACCGCCGGGCGGGCGCCGCTGTCGTCGCCCGGCTCGGGGGCGTCGGTGGGCCGGGAGTCACCGGCGGGCGGCACGCTCATGGTCTCCCCAGGTCTCGTCCGGACGAGCCGTCGCGGAGCAGGGTAGCCGACCTGGGGCCGCTGGTATCGCCACCGGTAACCTCGGCCGCATGCAGAAATGGGAGTACGCGACCGTGCCTCTGCTGGTCCACGCGACCAAGCAGATTCTGGACAACTGGGGTGACGACGGCTGGGAGCTCGTCAACGTCATTCCCGGTCCCAATCCGGAGCAGTTGGTCGCCTACATGAAGCGGCCCAAGTCGTGACCACCCCGCACGAGCGCCTCGCCGAGCTCGGGCTGACCCTGCCCGAGGTCGTGCCACCGGTGGCCGCCTACGTGCCGGCGGTCCAGTCGGGCAACTACGTCTACGTCTCCGGCCAGGTGCCGATCGTCGATGGCAAGCTGCTCGCCACCGGCAAGGTCGGTGCCGAGGTCACCGCCGAGCAGGCCCAGGACCTGGCCCGGCAGTGCGGCCTCAACGTGCTGGCCGCGATCGACGCCCTGGTCGGCCTCGAATATGTCGTCAAGGTCGTCAAGGTGGTCGGCTTCGTCGCCTCGGCGCCCGGTTTCACCGGCCAGCCGGTGGTCGTCAACGGCGCCTCCGAGCTGTTCGGCCAGGTGTTCGGCGAGGCCGGCCGGCACGCCCGCAGCGCGGTCGGCGTCGCGGAACTGCCGCTCGGCGCCCCGGTCGAGGTCGAGGCGATCGTCGAGGTCGCGGTCGCCTGACCGCCGGTCCTGTCGTAGCCCGGTAATACGATCGCACCCATGACGGCCCACGTGACCACTCCGGCGGCGGCGCTAGCGGAACGCCTGCCGGAGTGGGCC
This genomic interval from Asanoa ferruginea contains the following:
- a CDS encoding RidA family protein, whose translation is MTTPHERLAELGLTLPEVVPPVAAYVPAVQSGNYVYVSGQVPIVDGKLLATGKVGAEVTAEQAQDLARQCGLNVLAAIDALVGLEYVVKVVKVVGFVASAPGFTGQPVVVNGASELFGQVFGEAGRHARSAVGVAELPLGAPVEVEAIVEVAVA